A single region of the Rhodococcus sp. W8901 genome encodes:
- a CDS encoding RidA family protein, translating into MAVQYLTPEGMTHPTPYHHVAVGSGTRHVHVAGQIARLADGTPVAPGDLPGQVAQALRNTATGLAGAGATFNDVLRLTFYVTHWHPEKIGEFMTGVERVAEDIGLPLPLPPASLIGVDCLFEPDVLVEVEATALID; encoded by the coding sequence ATGGCCGTTCAGTACCTCACGCCCGAGGGCATGACGCACCCCACTCCGTATCACCACGTCGCCGTCGGCTCCGGAACCCGACACGTCCACGTGGCCGGCCAGATCGCGCGACTCGCCGATGGAACCCCGGTGGCTCCAGGTGATCTCCCGGGGCAGGTCGCCCAGGCACTACGCAACACCGCTACCGGGCTGGCCGGGGCGGGCGCGACATTCAACGACGTCCTTCGCCTGACCTTCTACGTCACGCACTGGCATCCCGAGAAGATCGGCGAGTTCATGACCGGCGTCGAACGGGTCGCCGAGGACATCGGGCTCCCGCTGCCGCTACCGCCGGCATCGCTCATCGGCGTGGACTGTCTGTTCGAGCCGGACGTGCTCGTCGAGGTGGAGGCGACCGCCCTCATCGACTGA
- a CDS encoding MBL fold metallo-hydrolase yields MDEVASNVFRATGTDVNVAILRDGDALTLIDGGYPGDIGAVEGAIRSLGRRPEDVQGMLLTHAHIDHMGAIVAFHDRYGIPVFTDPAEVAHVRRDYLEQATAKDFLPMLHRHGVLPWLLRIARAGATKPLSLDDAHAFPSDGPLDLPGAPVPVATHGHTSGHTAYHLPQHGVIVTGDALVTAHPLSKLQGPQLLPAVFDHGTSDTLAALDHLATLDAETILPGHGPSVSMPIAAAVAQAVDRYRIG; encoded by the coding sequence ATGGACGAAGTGGCGTCCAACGTTTTCCGTGCCACCGGGACGGACGTCAACGTGGCGATTCTCCGAGACGGTGACGCCTTGACCCTGATCGACGGCGGCTATCCCGGCGACATCGGCGCCGTCGAAGGCGCAATCCGCTCCCTCGGCCGCCGTCCCGAAGATGTGCAGGGCATGCTGCTCACTCACGCACACATCGACCACATGGGTGCGATCGTCGCGTTCCACGACCGCTACGGAATTCCCGTGTTCACGGACCCTGCCGAGGTCGCCCACGTGAGACGGGACTACCTGGAGCAGGCAACTGCCAAGGACTTCCTTCCGATGCTTCACAGGCACGGAGTGCTGCCGTGGCTGCTGCGCATTGCACGGGCCGGGGCGACCAAGCCGCTCTCCCTCGACGACGCCCACGCCTTCCCGTCCGACGGCCCCCTCGACCTGCCCGGTGCGCCCGTCCCCGTGGCGACCCACGGCCACACGTCCGGGCACACGGCGTACCACCTGCCGCAGCACGGCGTGATCGTCACCGGCGACGCACTGGTCACGGCGCATCCACTGTCGAAACTGCAAGGCCCACAACTTCTCCCGGCGGTCTTCGACCACGGGACGTCGGACACTCTCGCCGCGCTCGACCATCTGGCGACGCTCGACGCGGAGACCATCCTCCCGGGGCACGGACCCTCGGTGTCCATGCCGATCGCCGCGGCCGTCGCGCAGGCAGTCGACAGGTACCGGATCGGATAG
- a CDS encoding DUF4259 domain-containing protein → MGTWGSGPFENDGAGDLLAAIRAGEFDIDDYCRHVDDEYLEADDAQAAIALAEVVAVAHGLRSAPSQLEGIDAAAYTGSLTTEQRAWILTTLGRAIADSDTSELHELWAENGPEDLEEWRAPILSRLESLRALN, encoded by the coding sequence GTGGGGACGTGGGGTTCGGGACCGTTCGAGAACGACGGAGCGGGCGACCTGCTCGCGGCGATTCGGGCAGGCGAGTTCGACATCGACGACTACTGCCGGCACGTCGACGACGAGTACCTCGAGGCGGACGACGCGCAGGCGGCAATCGCGCTCGCAGAGGTGGTCGCGGTGGCCCACGGACTGCGGTCGGCGCCCTCGCAGCTCGAGGGGATCGACGCCGCCGCGTACACCGGGTCCCTGACGACGGAGCAGCGCGCGTGGATCCTCACGACGCTCGGACGCGCCATCGCCGACAGCGACACCTCGGAGCTCCACGAGTTGTGGGCCGAGAACGGCCCGGAGGATCTCGAGGAGTGGCGGGCGCCGATCCTGAGCAGATTGGAGAGCCTCCGGGCGTTGAACTGA
- the helR gene encoding RNA polymerase recycling motor ATPase HelR, with protein sequence MSNQGYDDELQHEQSYVTGLYARLDAERARVKGRYGAELRGHDGTLVDREAEVRALATEVKRLDVADNGLCFGRLDSVSGDRSYIGRIGLFDETNEFEPLLLDWRAPAARAFYVATAASPENMRRRRQFHTRGRRVVSFTDEVLGRPEGDERADGAARGDSALLAAVNAPRGDGMRDIVATIQAEQDRIIRLDHPGVLVIEGGPGTGKTVVALHRVAYLLYTQRERIERHGVLVVGPNPAFLTHIGRVLPSLGESDVVFMTTGDFVPGLRVTAEDGPEATRLKGSLKILDVLAAAVADRQRLPEDPLPIELSDVTVRIDAETAQWAREEARASGRPHNEARAVFADVVTYVLTERAIARIGRGWLTRKDEQAWEELRADLVAELADHDAFAAALDELWPSLTPETLLAQLYTSPERLHAAGADPALGRADGDAWTVSDVPLLDELVDLLGPDPSAQQAADREQKAAAAAEASYAAGVLDLMVGREDHMDDDDHLFATDLLYAEDLADRFVEHDTRELVERAAADRDWTYRHVVVDEAQELSEMDWRVLMRRCPSRSFTVVGDLAQRRSAAGATSWATMLDPYVPDRWVYRSLSVNYRTPAEIMTVAAALLAEFAPGVQPPESVRACGVRPWSRRITEGELAAAIQEFAGDEAGRQGTSVVIGPPGVPGTVAASETKGLEFDAVLVVEPERILADGPRGAAELYVALTRATQRLGVLHQGPLPQTLTGLVETGTPARAGNRPSA encoded by the coding sequence ATGTCGAATCAGGGGTACGACGACGAACTGCAGCACGAGCAGAGCTACGTGACCGGGCTCTACGCACGGCTCGACGCCGAACGCGCGCGGGTGAAGGGCAGGTACGGCGCGGAGTTGCGGGGACACGACGGGACACTCGTGGATCGGGAGGCCGAGGTGCGCGCGCTGGCCACCGAAGTGAAGCGGCTGGACGTGGCCGACAACGGGTTGTGTTTCGGCCGACTGGACTCCGTGTCCGGAGATCGTTCGTACATCGGCCGCATCGGCCTGTTCGACGAGACGAACGAGTTCGAACCGCTGTTGCTCGACTGGCGGGCACCGGCAGCCCGCGCGTTCTACGTCGCCACCGCCGCGAGCCCGGAGAACATGCGTCGGCGTCGCCAGTTCCACACGCGGGGGCGTCGAGTGGTCAGCTTCACCGACGAGGTCCTCGGCCGCCCCGAGGGTGACGAGCGGGCCGACGGCGCGGCACGGGGAGACTCCGCCCTGCTCGCGGCGGTCAACGCACCGCGCGGTGACGGGATGCGCGACATCGTGGCGACGATCCAGGCCGAGCAGGACCGGATCATCCGGCTCGACCACCCCGGCGTGCTGGTGATCGAGGGCGGCCCGGGCACCGGGAAGACCGTGGTGGCGCTGCACCGCGTCGCGTACCTGCTCTACACGCAGCGAGAGCGGATCGAACGCCACGGCGTGCTCGTGGTCGGACCCAACCCGGCGTTCCTGACCCACATCGGCCGCGTTCTGCCGTCGCTGGGCGAGTCCGACGTGGTCTTCATGACGACGGGCGATTTCGTGCCCGGTCTGCGCGTGACCGCCGAGGACGGACCGGAGGCCACGCGACTCAAGGGCTCGCTGAAGATCCTGGACGTGCTCGCGGCCGCGGTAGCCGACCGGCAGCGACTGCCCGAGGATCCCCTGCCGATCGAACTGTCCGACGTCACGGTGCGGATCGACGCCGAGACCGCACAGTGGGCCAGGGAGGAGGCGCGCGCGAGCGGGCGTCCGCACAACGAGGCCCGCGCGGTGTTCGCCGACGTCGTGACCTACGTACTGACCGAACGCGCGATTGCGCGGATCGGCCGGGGCTGGCTGACCCGGAAGGACGAGCAGGCGTGGGAGGAGTTGCGGGCCGACCTGGTCGCCGAGCTCGCCGACCACGATGCGTTCGCCGCCGCGCTCGACGAACTCTGGCCGAGCCTGACGCCGGAAACACTACTGGCACAGCTGTACACGTCCCCCGAACGGCTGCACGCGGCCGGCGCCGACCCGGCGCTGGGACGCGCCGACGGCGACGCCTGGACGGTGTCGGACGTGCCGCTGCTCGACGAACTCGTCGACCTGCTCGGCCCGGACCCGTCGGCCCAGCAGGCCGCCGACCGGGAGCAGAAGGCCGCAGCCGCGGCCGAGGCGTCGTATGCGGCCGGCGTGCTCGACCTCATGGTCGGTCGTGAGGACCACATGGACGACGACGACCATTTGTTCGCAACGGATTTGCTCTATGCCGAGGACCTGGCAGACCGGTTCGTCGAGCACGACACTCGGGAACTCGTCGAACGTGCTGCCGCGGACCGGGACTGGACCTACCGGCACGTCGTGGTCGACGAGGCCCAGGAACTGTCCGAAATGGACTGGCGGGTGCTGATGCGGCGCTGCCCGAGCCGATCCTTCACCGTGGTGGGCGATCTCGCCCAGCGCCGGTCGGCGGCCGGAGCGACCTCGTGGGCCACGATGCTGGATCCGTACGTGCCCGACCGCTGGGTCTACCGGTCACTGTCGGTGAACTACCGCACCCCGGCGGAGATCATGACCGTCGCCGCCGCGCTGCTCGCCGAGTTCGCGCCCGGAGTCCAGCCGCCGGAGTCGGTCCGTGCGTGCGGGGTCCGACCGTGGTCCAGACGGATCACCGAGGGCGAACTGGCCGCTGCCATCCAGGAATTCGCGGGGGACGAAGCCGGACGCCAGGGGACCAGCGTCGTGATCGGGCCGCCGGGGGTGCCGGGCACGGTGGCGGCGTCGGAGACGAAGGGCCTGGAATTCGACGCCGTCCTGGTGGTGGAGCCGGAACGGATCCTCGCCGACGGCCCCCGCGGCGCGGCCGAGCTCTACGTCGCCCTCACCCGCGCCACCCAACGCCTCGGCGTGCTGCACCAGGGCCCATTGCCGCAGACCCTGACCGGACTCGTCGAGACCGGGACACCTGCCCGGGCCGGGAATCGACCGTCGGCGTAG
- a CDS encoding glycoside hydrolase family 5 protein, translated as MSPQRLAWLATLTLGLLVVVQAAADPSGLLSLVGWTGANLWPIRAPWQIAPFVVYLPVLLGVTWWAVRSTAGSRWLFTAAASSVVLAVMLAKFAMSLVAVHDIGTAAWGAGFAAAKALPAALIVAGVVAVAGRNRAVPEVPADAPPVRVGALVFGAAAPVLAGQWWAGAPYDRWMPAPNPMNGLIATVGGVAVLVLGTIACHRVLGRRISGGPAATFLAGWFAAMGAGILLALTATIVGLFSDDGFAGDLWPLMSGYIRFADGVSYGACTGWIVGLAALWAYRRREQPAPVPHTAALIGAVALLAVAIAVPLLARPDAAPTATASPAAADAADTGALLPLRVSGEVIADSAGREVLLRGVNVNQLVDFYAPRPEVPSTLPLTDEDFAGIADHGFNVVRLALSWSALEPEPGRYDEAYLDRIELAVAQAKAHGLYTVLDMHQDGWSNAPSPDDVDCRPGTSPMWGYDGAPEWATITDGAPRCQFTGRDISPAGGRAFTNFYYDTDDVQEHLVQAWAMLAGKFKDEPAVAGYDLLNEPNFGESAPLTSSLLLGRFYDRTIDAIRAAGAEQIVYFEPSILWSGLGFDSGPPAGFTDDRNIVFSPHLYAESITMDASLGLPTIVSIERGFTLAERVADKYGVPVWTGEYGYWGDGLVDNATRFAKEQDAHAQGGAYWVWKQSCGDPQNGIQELGDGLMPVLCSTGADAPRNTALLDQLTRAYPRFAPGRITHLAADGNRLELTGRAGDGSCRLEVWFPHPVGTGASFVDTFGIDDITMTPLGRGTLLTGCATGDYEVHTDGA; from the coding sequence GTGTCCCCACAGCGCCTTGCCTGGCTTGCCACTCTCACCTTGGGCCTGCTGGTCGTCGTCCAGGCCGCCGCGGATCCGAGCGGGCTGTTGAGCCTGGTCGGCTGGACCGGAGCCAACCTGTGGCCGATCCGTGCCCCGTGGCAGATCGCACCGTTCGTCGTCTATCTGCCGGTGCTGCTCGGTGTCACGTGGTGGGCGGTGCGCTCGACCGCCGGGTCGCGCTGGCTGTTCACTGCCGCCGCGTCGAGTGTCGTGCTCGCGGTGATGTTGGCGAAGTTCGCCATGTCGTTGGTGGCGGTGCACGACATCGGGACCGCCGCGTGGGGCGCGGGATTTGCCGCGGCCAAGGCGCTTCCGGCAGCACTGATCGTCGCCGGCGTCGTCGCGGTGGCCGGACGCAACCGCGCTGTCCCCGAGGTCCCCGCCGACGCGCCCCCGGTCCGGGTCGGGGCGCTCGTCTTCGGGGCCGCGGCACCCGTGCTGGCCGGGCAGTGGTGGGCGGGAGCGCCCTACGACCGGTGGATGCCGGCACCGAATCCGATGAACGGGCTGATCGCAACCGTCGGAGGTGTCGCCGTTCTCGTGCTCGGCACGATTGCCTGCCATCGGGTGCTCGGCCGCCGGATATCCGGCGGCCCCGCCGCAACCTTCCTCGCCGGGTGGTTCGCGGCGATGGGCGCGGGCATCCTGCTGGCACTCACCGCGACGATCGTCGGGCTGTTCTCCGATGACGGATTCGCCGGCGACCTCTGGCCGTTGATGTCCGGATACATCCGGTTCGCCGACGGCGTCTCCTACGGCGCCTGCACCGGTTGGATCGTCGGACTCGCCGCGCTCTGGGCGTACCGCCGTCGGGAGCAGCCGGCACCGGTCCCCCACACCGCAGCGTTGATCGGCGCAGTGGCGCTGCTCGCCGTCGCGATCGCCGTGCCGCTCCTCGCCCGGCCCGACGCCGCACCGACCGCCACTGCCTCGCCCGCGGCGGCCGACGCCGCCGACACCGGGGCCCTTCTCCCCCTGCGTGTCTCGGGCGAGGTTATCGCCGACTCCGCCGGCCGTGAGGTGCTGCTCCGCGGAGTCAACGTCAACCAGCTCGTCGACTTCTACGCGCCCCGGCCCGAGGTCCCGTCGACCCTGCCGCTGACCGACGAAGACTTCGCCGGGATCGCCGACCACGGGTTCAACGTGGTCCGCCTGGCACTGTCCTGGTCGGCGCTCGAGCCCGAGCCCGGACGCTACGACGAGGCCTACCTCGACCGGATCGAGCTGGCCGTCGCCCAGGCCAAGGCGCACGGCCTGTACACCGTGCTCGACATGCACCAGGACGGCTGGTCGAACGCCCCGTCCCCCGACGACGTCGACTGCCGACCCGGCACCTCGCCCATGTGGGGCTACGACGGCGCGCCCGAGTGGGCGACGATCACCGACGGCGCGCCGCGTTGCCAGTTCACCGGCCGCGACATCTCGCCCGCCGGCGGCCGCGCCTTCACCAACTTCTACTACGACACCGACGACGTGCAGGAGCACCTGGTCCAAGCCTGGGCGATGCTCGCGGGCAAGTTCAAAGACGAACCGGCTGTCGCCGGGTACGACCTGCTGAACGAGCCGAACTTCGGCGAGTCCGCGCCGCTGACCTCGTCGCTGCTGTTGGGCCGCTTCTACGACCGGACCATCGACGCCATCCGGGCAGCCGGCGCCGAGCAGATCGTCTACTTCGAGCCGAGCATCCTGTGGTCGGGCCTGGGCTTCGACAGCGGCCCGCCGGCCGGCTTCACCGACGATCGCAACATCGTCTTCTCCCCGCACCTGTACGCGGAGTCGATCACCATGGACGCCTCGCTGGGCCTGCCGACGATCGTCAGTATCGAACGGGGCTTCACCCTCGCCGAGCGGGTGGCAGACAAGTACGGGGTCCCGGTCTGGACCGGCGAGTACGGCTACTGGGGCGACGGCCTCGTCGACAACGCCACCCGCTTCGCGAAGGAACAGGACGCGCACGCCCAGGGCGGTGCGTACTGGGTGTGGAAGCAGTCGTGCGGGGACCCGCAGAACGGCATCCAGGAACTGGGCGACGGACTTATGCCGGTCCTGTGCAGCACCGGGGCCGACGCGCCGCGGAATACCGCGCTGCTGGACCAGCTCACCCGCGCCTACCCGCGATTCGCGCCCGGGCGGATCACCCATCTCGCGGCGGACGGGAATCGGTTGGAGCTGACCGGCCGCGCCGGTGACGGCAGCTGCCGGCTCGAGGTCTGGTTCCCCCACCCGGTCGGCACCGGAGCCTCGTTCGTCGACACGTTCGGGATCGACGACATCACGATGACGCCGCTCGGCCGGGGCACGCTGCTGACCGGATGCGCCACCGGCGACTACGAGGTCCATACGGACGGCGCCTGA